Below is a window of Deltaproteobacteria bacterium DNA.
GCTGTAATCGTAAGCTCTTCGTTAAGCGGGTAGGTCTTTTTTATGTATTCCTCTATTCCAGGCTCTGTGGCGGCGCCCCGGAAAAGAAGCTTCTCCTGCGCAGCGAACACGTAGGAATAGAAGAGAAGCGGTATGCCTACGACTATGGCTGCGATAGTTTCCATCTTCGAGAGTTTCCTTGTAAGGATGCTCATGGCCGTATAAGGACCTTGAGAACGCCTTTCCTTTCCGCGCGTTTTAGCGCTGCGATGCCGTTTTCGAGCGGGTATATGGAGTCTATGAGCGGCGCTACGTTAATGCGCTTTTTTTTTAACGCATCGAGGGCCACATCGAACGGGCCGCAGCGCGAGCCGATTACGGTGATTTCGTCGATGACGAGCTTATTTAAGTCAACAGTGCGTTCTCCGGCAACTGTTGTTTTAAGAATAACCTTGCCGGCCGGTTTTGTCATAGAGAGCGCTGCGTTAATGCCGCTTTTGGAGCCAGTGCAGTCTACTGTGATGTCGAACTTCTCCGTAATTGGCCTTTTGCCGAAAGTAAGCGTCCGTATGCCTGCGTCATTTAGTATCTTGAGTTTTTCAGGATGTTTTCCTATTGCCGTAAGCCTGGCGTCTGTCAGGTTCAAGGCAAGGGCCGTAAGAAGCCCGAGCTTGCCGTCGCCAAGCACTGCCACAGAGTCGTTATTTGAAAGTTTTACTTGCTTGGTTATCTCGAATGCCGCTGCGAGCGGCTCGGTGAAGACCGCTTCTTCATCGGTCACGTTAGATGGCACGATGTGGAGGTTTTCGTTAGGGAGCGTCAGATACTCGGCGAACGCGCCGTTTCTCCCGAGTATGCCAAGTACGCTTCTATTCGGGCAGTGGTTTTTAAATCCAGTGTTACAATAGCCGCACTTGCCGCAGGAGATGTTGATATCTCCGACAACGCGTTTACCGAGAAACGGCGACGAGGTAGGGCCTTCTACCGCGCCGACGAATTCATGGCCCGGTATGCCATTAAAGCCCATATAGCCTTTTTTCAGCTCCAGGTCCGTTGCGCAAACTCCAGCAAGCGTGACGCGCACAAGAGAGGAGCCGCGCCTTGGAGCAGGGCGTTTCAGGTTTGTTTTCAGCGATAGACCGTTTTTATCGAGGTACAGGGCCTGCATGTAGCGGATTATATCATTTAAACGCCCCGAGTGCGCTAAAATTTACTTTTATATGGCGCGCCGTTATAGTATGATATCGGCGCTGGCATGGCAGGCTCTGTGCCGCGCAATCTGACATGAAAAAAATCGTGAAAAAATCCCCGAAAAAGAAGCCCGTCATACTCGTCTCGAACGACGACGGCATAAGGAGCGAGGGCATACAGATGCTCGCAAAAAGCCTTGCCAAGGTCGGCGAGGTTTATGTCGTAGCGCCAGATAGAGAGCGAAGCGCTGCGAGCCATTCCCTTACGCTTCACAGGCCGCTTCGTGTGGATAAAGTCGCTGAACGTCAGTACGCGGTCGACGGCACTCCGACCGACTGCGTTACACTTGCCATAAACGGGGTGCTTCGCTCTCTTAAGAAATCCCCTGACCTGGTCGTCTCCGGCATAAATAAGGGCTGGAACCTCGGCGAGGATATATCGTATTCCGGCACTGTGTCGGCCGCGATGGAAGGCACTCTCATGGGCGTGCCTTCCATTGCCATGTCGCTTGCGACAAGGAAGAACTTCGATTTCCGTTTTGCAGCCTCGCTTGGCGCAAAGCTTGCCAAAGAGATACTCGAGCACGGGCTTCCCGAAGATACCCTTTTGAACGTGAACGTGCCGGTGGTAAAGAGGATAAAGGGAGTACGCATAACGCGGCAAGGTAAACGCGTCTTTGGCGACACGGTAATAGAGAAGACTGACCCGCGCGGACGTAAGTACTATTGGATAGGCGGCGACATGCTCCACTGGGAGGGCGGCGACGACTGCGATTTTGCGGCAATCAAAAAAGGGTATGTGTCCATCACGCCCATACACCTCGACATGACCAACTACGCAGCTGTGAGCGAACTTCAGTACTGGAAGGTGTAAGGGGAGCAGGCGATGTTGGCCCCGGCATAAATGGAAAAAGACCTGTATCAAAGAGCGCGGCGCACGATGGTCGAGGAACAGATCATCAAGCGCGGCGTGAAGCAAAAAGAGGTGCTGGACGCCATGCAGAAGGTCCCGCGCCATTTTTTCGTGGACGAAGCGCTTGTATCCCAGGCGTACTCGGACTTTCCGCTTCCCATAGGAGAGGGGCAGACCATATCGCAGCCCTTCATGGTTGCCATGATGACCGAGGCCCTGATGCTAAAGGGCAATGAAAAGGTGCTGGAAATCGGCACTGGCTCGGGGTATCAGAGCGCGGTTCTATCGCTGGTTGCAGGCAGGGTGTTTTCCATCGAACGTATATCAACGCTTGCCACAAGGGCAAGAAAGACGCTCGATAGGCTCGGGTACTCGAAGGTCATAGTTAAGGTAGATGACGGGACAGTTGGGTGGCCCGAGGAAGCGCCATTTGACGCGATAATAGTTACGGCAGGCTCGCCGCAGATTCCGTCTGATTATTACGGCCAGCTTTCGGAGGGCGGGCGGCTTATAATTCCGGTAGGGGATGAGTTCGTGCAGGAGCTTATGCGCGTTACGAAGAAGGGCAGCGGCTTCGTGACAGAGAAGCTTGGCGGCTGCCGCTTTGTCAAACTTATAGGTAAGAACGGCTGGCATCTAAAGGAGGGCGCATGAAGCTTGTAAGGCGGCTGTACGACTGGGTGCTTTCGTGGGCGCATACGCGCTACGCTACCCTTGCGCTTTTCATTCTTGCATTCATCGAGTCGAGTTTTTTTCCAATTCCGCCTGACATTCTTCTCATAGCCCTTGCCGTGTCCATACCTGCCAAGTCCTTCAGGTACGCGCTCGTGTGCTCGATTGGCTCGGTGCTTGGCGGCATATTCGGATATCTAATCGGCATGTTCCTGATGGAGGCAGTTGGCAACAGCATCGTTGCTGCATACGGGCTTACCTCGCAGTTCGAGTATGTGAGGGATGTGTATGTCCGCTACGACGCATGGGCCGTTGCCATAGCCGGGTTCACCCCTATACCGTACAAGCTCTTTACCATAAGCGCCGGGGCCTTTGGCATCAATTTCCCGGTCTTTGTGCTTATGTCGGTGGTTAGCCGCGCAGCAAGGTTTTTTATCGTCGCCGCGCTCATCTATAAGTTCGGCGCTCCGGTAAAGACATTCATAGAGAAATATTTTAATATACTTACCATAGCGTTTACCGTGCTTCTCATCGGCGGGTTTGTCTTAGTCAAGTACGTTTTCGGATAGCGGCGCTTTGCAGGCTTGTTAACGCGCCTTGTGTCTTATCCGGCTGTTTTTATGACCACATCCAAGCGCACGGCGACATTATTGGCAGCAGTTGTCCTGGCCGCGGCAGTTCTTACCTCCTGCACGCCGCACAGGTTGCGTACCGGCGTGTACCATACCGTCGGGCGCGGCGAAACGCTATGGCGTATTTCCTACACCTACGGCGTTGACATGCAGGACGTGGCCGAATATAACAATATAAAGGACGTGCGTGAGATAAAGACCGGCCAGAGGCTCTATATACCGGGGGTAAAGGGTCTTAAAAAGGTCGAGCCTCTTGCTCCGCCTCCGGAGCCAAAGGTTCAGCCTAAAATCGTCGTTGAAAAAGGGCGCTTTATCTGGCCTGTCAAAGGCAAGCTCCTCTCTGGTTACGGCATGAGGGGCGAGTCCATGCACGAGGGCATAGATATCGGGGGCGAGAGGAATACGCCTATAGTCGCCTCGGCAGCGGGCAAGGTCGTATATTCGAGCGACGGCATGCGCGGGTACGGCAACGTCGTAATCATAGAGCATAAGGGCGGTTTTTTTACCGTGTACTCGCATAACGAAAAGAACCTTGTGGACTCTGGCGACCAGGTAAAGCAGGGGCAGAAGGTCGCTCTCATTGGCGATAGCGGGCGCGCAAGCGCCGTGCACGTGCACTTCGAGATACGCGCGGGCAAAAAGACAAGAAATCCCCTTTTCTTTTTGCCGTGAGTATGCTATAGTAGCTACAGATACCAACTCCTCAGGATTTTCCCTTCAAACAGAATCGGCACAACCGGAAACTCAGCAAGGCTTTTTTATTAACCTTAATAAAAAAGGCAGGGTGCTATGGCAGAATTTTTTCAAGAAGCACACGGCGCTTGCAGCGAAGGCGCGCAGCCTGAAAAACACACAGCCAGTGATTCAATCAAGATATACTTCGAGAGCATAAGAAAACATCCTCTTCTTACGGCAGACGAGGAGAAAAAACTCGCGAGAAAGGTAAAGCGCGGCGACAAGGAGGCCAGGTGCTCGATGATTGTGTCGAACCTGAGGCTTGTCGTGAACATCGCCAAGCGCTACATGAACCGGGGCATGCAGCTCCAGGACCTTATCGAGGAGGGCAACATCGGGCTCATCAGGGCGGTGGAGCGCTTTAGCGCTTCGAAGGGCTGCCGCTTCTCCACCTACGCCACCTACTGGATACGCCAGTCGGTCGAGAGATCCATCATCAACCATGCGCCGGTGGTAAGGCTCCCGATACACCTCACTAACGACATAGCGCGCTTACACAAGATACGCGCCGAGTTCGTGAGGGATAAGGACAGAGAGCCGTCTCTCGTGGAGCTCTCCAAGCGCATGGGCACTAGCGAAAAGTATGTGGATAAGATATCCAAGGTCAATAAGAGGGAAAGTTCCATGGACGCTGTCCTTGGAACGGAGACCGATGAAACGCTATTCGATAGAATTGAGGATACGACCTTCGCCCATCCACTGGATATGCTAAGCGATATAGCCAGGGCGGCCCACATAAAAGAATACATCAGAAGACTTGAAAAGAACGAGCAAGATATTATAAAATTACGTTTCGGGCTCGGCAAGGCCGCGGAGACGTTAGACACTATCGGCAAGAAGTACGGCGTTACGCGGGAGAGGATAAGGCAGATAGAAGCGAGGGCGCTTAAGAAACTAAGAGGTTTTTTCGAGGAACAAAAAATACACTCAATGGAGCATATCTGACACCATGGTAGACACCCTGAAGGCAGCCATCAGAGACGTACCGGATTTCCCGAAGAAAGGAATACTGTTTAAGGACATAACCACACTTTGCAAGGACCCGCTCTCGTTCCAGAGGATGGTGGATTTGATAGCGCACCGCTACCTCGGAAAGAAGATAGACCTTGTGGTGGGAATAGAGGCAAGGGGGTTTGTCGTGGGCGCGGCCCTTGCCTATAAGCTTGGCGCCGGAGTGGTACTTGTAAGAAAGCCAGGCAAGCTGCCATCCAAGACCCACAAGGCGTCATACGCGCTCGAGTACGGCACGGATTCTCTTGAAATTCACCAGGATGCCATCGAGAAGGGGCAAAACGTTATTATCGCCGACGACCTTCTCGCAACCGGAGGCACTGCAAAGGCGGTGGTGGATCTGGTAGAGAAGCTTGGCGGAAAGGTTCACGAGTGCACGTTCATCGTGGAGCTAAACGAACTTAACGGAAGAAGCAAGCTCGCTCCGCATAACGTGTTCTCGCTGATACAGTATTAAAGCGCGATGTCGTTGCTGGCGAGGGTTTTTGAGATAAAGGATTTTGAGCGACCCGCTGATGGCGCTCCCGTGCGTTCCGTTGTTTCCGAGAACGGAGCCTCCGTGTCCATTGTCTGGCATGTTAAGCCCGGGCAGGAAGTTGCGGCGCACGTGCATCCGGCCGGCCAGGATGTCTGGACGGTCATAGAGGGAGAGGCCGAGTACTATCTTGGCAGCGGCGAGACAGTAGCCATAAGAAAAGGCCAGGTAGCGGTTGCAAGGCCCGGCGAGGTGCACGGCGCGTTTAACAGAGGCAATACGCCGTTCGTCTTCGTGTCGGTGGTATCTCCGTCAGCGGCCGGGTATGTTGCGGCAGAAAAATAGTTATGCTAAATAATTGATTTATCGCCTTGCCGGGCAAACGGTTGCCCGGCAAGGCGTTTGTTATTTCAGGGGTTACATCTTTTCCGGGGCTAAGACGCCAAGGAGCGTAAGACCGTTCTTCGCTACCGTTGCGATTGCGCGGCAAAGCGCGAGACGGGCAAGGCTTAGTTCCTTATCCTCGGTTACAACACGGTTCTTGTTATAGTAGGGATGGAATAGGGAAGCAAGCTCCTGCAGATAGAACGTAATGCGGTGCGGCTCCATGTCGAGGGCGCTTTTGGCGACAGTTTCCTCGAAGGCCGCAAGATGTTTTATAATGTCGAGTTCGTCCTTTGTATCGAGCTTACCAAGCAGCTCTCCTGACAGTGGAGGCTTTGGCGCCTCGAGGCCGCTTTCCTTTGCAAATGTAATTATGCTGTGGATTCTCGCATGGCAGTACTGCACATAGAAGACCGGGTTCTCAGGGGCCTGCTTTTTCGCGAGTTCTAAGTCGAAGTCCAAGTGCGCATCGCTTCTACGCATGAGAAAGAAGTAGCGCGTTGCGTCCATTCCAACTTCATCAATGACCTCTTTTAAAGTGACGAACTCGCCCTCGCGCTTACCCATGGCAACGGGCTCGCCGTTTCTTAAAAGCGCGACGAGCTGAATGAAGATAATTTTTAGTTTGGAATCGTCTAAGCCAAGCGCCTTGAGAGAGGCCCGTACGCGCGCCTCGTAGCCGTGGTGGTCGGCGCCCCAGACGTCGATAATGGAATCAAAGCCGTCGTCAACTTTCTTTTTATGGTAAGCAACGTCGGTTGCGAAGTACGTCAATTCTCCGCCTGACTTCTCTAGCACTCTGTCCTTATCGTCGCCAAGCTGCTTGGACTTGAACCACTTTGCGCCGTTTTGTTCGTATACAAAGCCTTTTTCCTCGAGCGCGTCGAGGCCTTTTTTGACAAGCCCGGTCTCGAAGATGTCTCGCCGCTCGCTTGTCCATACGTCGAAGGAGACGCCGAAGCTTTCGAGGTCTGTCTTGATGCGTTTTAGCATCTCGTCGCAGGCAAAGTCTTCGTAGGATTCTTTCGCTCCCGCTGTCTTATACGCTGCCGCGATTTCGTCCACATACGCGCCCTTATACCCGTCTTCGGGCAAGGGGGTGCCTTCGGCCTTTGCCCTGACACTTTCGCCAAGTGTTTGTATCTGGCGGCCGCGGTCGTTTATGTAGTATTCTTTTTTGACGTCGAACCCGGCTGCCTTCATTATGTTTGCGAGCGCGTCGCCAACTGCCGCGCCCCTGCCGTGTCCTATGTGAAGGGGGCCCGTGGGGTTGGCGCTTACGAACTCGAGAAGGACTTTTTTACCCTTGCCGGCGTCGGTCTTGCCAAAGGCATTGCCTTTCTCTATTATCTCGCCAAGGAGCTCGTGCCAGTACGATTTCTTTAGAAATACGTTTACAAACCCGGGCCCGGCGATTTCGCATTTGGAGACAAGAGGGGAGGTCTCGATTCTTTTTTTAATCGCTGCTGCTACGTCACGCGGGGATTTTTTTTCCGTTGGGGCAAGAAGCATGGCGATGTTAGTTGAGTAATCGCCGTGTTCCTCTCTTTTGGGCTTCTCGACGTGTACGGGCTTGGTTTCCTTTAGCTCTCCGGCTTTTACGGCCTCTTCGAGCGCTGCCTCGATTATCTTTGCTATGTCAGTTCTCACTTCTTTTTCTCTGATATCATGGAATAGCACTCGGGGCGGCGGTCTTTTAGAAATACCCATTCGTTCCTTATCGCGCCGATTATAGATGTGTCTATGTTCGCAATCACTACACCTTCGGAAGAGCCAGCCGGTTTGACGATGAACTCGCCGTCCGGGCCTGCGCAAAAGCTCGAGCCGTAGAAGCTTTGCTCTGCCTCAGCGCCTACTCTGTTGACCCTGAATACAAAGCAGCCGTTTGCGTGAGCTGCGGCCATCGCGGCGCGCTCCCACTTTGGTATAGAGTGTTTGAAGGCCGAGGCCGTTGGGACGAATATGATTTCCGCGCCTTTTAGCGCCAGCACCCTGAACGCCTCAGGAAAGAATATGTCCCAGCAAAGGAGCACGCCTACTGTGCCAGCCGGAGTGTTAAATACCGGGAACCCCAGGTCTCCCGGCATGAAATAAGTTTTTTCCTCCCAGAGCGGCAGCGCAGGCACATGGACTTTTCTGTACTTGCCGATTATATCGCCGTCCGGGCCGATTGTGAATGCCGTGCTAAAGCGCCTTGCTCCGTCCTGTTCGAATATCGGCGCGATTATGGTTATTCGCTCGCTAAGCGCCAGGGCCTTGAGGGCCTTTAGCGTCGGGCCGTTTTCGTCCTCGGCAAGAGCGAAGTCCGCTTCGTTTATTTTCGAGGGGAACCATCTGGTGGAGAACATCTGCGGCAGGCAGGCTATGACCGCGCCTTCCTTCTTTGCGAGCTTTATAAGCTCCAGGGAACGCTCTACCGTTTCTTCCTTTGTCCTTGAAGGCGTTACCTGTATGCCTGCGGCTTTTATTATATTACCCATTGTGAGAGTGTATGTCCGGTCTTATGCAGCGAAAAGCGGATACGCGGCGAACCGCTGCAATTTGTTTTGGCAGGCGAAGGGCAGGACAAGACCGCGCTACTTCCTTTCCTCTGGACGCTTGTAGAGCACCTCGGTTTTCCCTATCATGCCGAGTTGTTCTCTGGCAGTGAGCGCAATGTAGCGTTTGTCTTTTTTCAGGAGTTCTATCTCCACGGAGAGCGCGGCGTTCTCTTTTTCGAGAGATTCCTTTTGCGCCTGTATCTTGTCTCTTTCTTTTCTGAACTTGAGAAGATCTAAGAGCCCGTTGTCGCCAAGGGCGGCGTAGCCAAGGACGCACCCTATGAGGGCGGCAAAAACAGCATAGGCTTGTTTTTTGGCAAACGGAAGCTTCACACTGTAATAGGTATCAAACTTGGCTGTATTTGTCAATATAATTAATAACTTTGCCGCGCTTGACAGCCGTTCTTTCGGTGCTATGTTCTATAAAATCCCTTAAGGAGGCAGTTATGAGAAAAAATATTCTCCATATCCTGACAGTTGTTGCGCTTATCATCATGCTTGGAGGAGCGCTAAGCGTATCGTACTCCGATGATAAGTCTTATCGCGGCGGCGATGGCATGATGATGAAGGACGGCAAAAAAGACGGCATGATGATGCGCGGCGAACATAAGGGAATGGTTCGCGACATGATGATAATGCTTCGCGACACAATGACGATAGTAAAAGGCTTGAACCATACTCCCACAGACAAGGAAAAGGAAGAGCTCTCGAAGATGATAGAAAAGATGGATGAGATGATAAAGAAAAACGAGGAGATGATGAAGGCCTGGGAAGAAAAGAAAAAAGACGGCGCAAAGGACACCAAGAAGAAAAAGTAGTCTCTACTTTTTGCTTGTCCGGCCCGGTGGTCGTTTTGTAAACGACGCCTCGTAGGCTGCGGCGAGTTTCGCGGTCACGGGGCCGGGAAGGCCTTTGCCGACCTTTTTACCGTCTACGCGCGTGACAGGCAGTATGCCGGTTATCGAATTTGTAAGAAATACCTCGTCCGCATCGAGCAGTTCTTTTCGCGTAAAGGTCTTTTCCTTTACGCGAAACCCTGCTGCCATGGCGACCTTTAGCACATGAGCCCGTGTCACTCCGGGAAGTATTGCGTATGAAACGCCGGACTCACGGGTTTGAAGCATGGGGGTGATGAGCGTGTTGTCTTTTACAATAAAAACATTCGACGCGCTTGCCTCGAGCACGCGGCCTTTTGGCGTAATATATATCGCGTCGTACGCCTTGTGCCTTGCGGCATAAGCCTTTGCGAGCACGCTTGGAAGGTAGTTAAGCGTCTTAAGATGGGCGAGGGCGCGGATAGCGCCCGTATATCCGACAGTGCTTACTCCTGAGGAATATAGCGCTGAGGCCTTTTTATAGTCCAGCCCGGTTGCGGTTATTATGATGACCGGTTTTGTTTTTACCGGCGGCAGGTGAGAGGGGCCGCCTCCTCCGCGCTCGACGATTATTTTTATCTTTGCGCAGCCTCGTGTGAGCCTGTTTAATTCTATCAATTGATATATCCGGCTTTCAAACGTGTGCAAATTACAGCCCCGTATTCCAAGTTCCTTTAGCGAAGCGCCGAGGCGTTGAATGTGCGCTTTCAATAGACGCACTGTGCCGTCCTTATAGAGAATGGTTTCGAAGGCGCCATCGCCGTAGGCAAGCCCTCTATCCGATACGCCGATAACCGCTTTGCCGATATCCGCGAAGCGGCCGTTTATGTGCGCCTGTTCCTTCATTTGCTCTCCAGGGTAATAGAGGCAGCGGCCTTTAGAAAGTCCTTTGCCTTTATTCCTGTTTCGTCGAATTCGCGCTCAGGGTTAGAGTCGGCCACTATGCCGCTTCCTATACCAAGCGTGACGGCATTGTCCTTTACAACTGCCGTGCGTATTGCCATCGCAAGATCCATGTCTCCGTTTAGCCCTATCCATCCGAGCGCCCCGGTATAGAGGCCGCGTTTTTTTCCTTCTATCTCGTCTATTATTTCCGTTGCCCTGCGCTTGGGGGTGCCGGTAACGGAGCCGCCGGGGAATATCTCCTTTAGCGCGCCGAAGGCATTGATGCCTGAGAGAAGCTTGCCGCTAACCGTCGAGACCATGTGGTGGAGGTTTGGGTAGGTCTCGACCCTTTTGAACCCGTCGACGCTGACGCTTCCTGTTACCGAAACGCGGCCTATGTCGCTTCTAGACAGATCCACTATCATCACGTGCTCGGCGTTCTCCTTTGGGTCGTGTTTTAGTTCCTCTATAAGGGCCTTGTCCGCTTCTTTATCTGCGGCGCGTTTACGCGTGCCCTTTATGGGCTCGGTTGAGATTTCGTGGCCGCGTATGGAGAGAAATCTCTCCGGCGTGTTCGCGATTATCTGGAACGAAGAAAAGTCCATGTATGACGGGAAGCGAGAGGGGTAGTTATCGGCCATTGCGCGAAAAAAACAGTACGGGTCGCCGGAAAACGGCATGGAGAGAAACCGCGCGATGTTTATCTGGTATACGTCGCCGGCCGTGATGTAGGCCTTGGCCCTGTTTACGGCTTCTATGTATTCCTCCTTTGACATCGAGGATGAGGACTCTATGCCTTCGGTTGCCCGCTGAAAGCGGCACGCAGAGGCCCCGGGATCACTTGTCTCAGCGCCTTTTAGGGTATTACGAACGATTGCTGCGGCGTTAAGGCCTTCCGGCACATCGAAGGACGCTATGTGGGCCGAACCTTCCGTATGGTCGTAGACATAGAAGGCAGAATAAAAAGAGAGAGAGGCAAGCGGTATGTCCGAAGGCGCGGCGTTGGTTTTAGCTGTTTTCCACGCTACGTCCTTTAAATCGTACGAAAAATATCCGACTGCGGCCGGAGTAAAGGGAAATGCAGCGCCGGGGACAGGGCTGTGCCTGATGTCGGCGAAGTACGAACCGAGGAAATCGAACGGGTCTTCGAAACGCTCGGTCTTTGGCCTTCCCTGGTAGGGCACGATGACAGCGCCGCTTGTGTTCATATCGATTGTAAGAAATGGCGCCGCGCCTACAACCGTATGTCTCGAACCGGCGAAATGCGAGCCCGAGAGCACAAACGGACGCTTAAGCCCGCGCAGCGCCTCGAAGGCCGTTACCGGGGATATTGTCGTTTTTTCTACAGCCATGGCATTAGCTTATAACCTTTTCCGCATACGGTCAAGGCGCGAGTTTCTTGTCTATACAAAACATGCCGGATGTATTATAATATCACTGTTTGTACCAATATCTAAAAAAACGGAGGTTCTATGAAGAGAATAGTCCTTGCAGTGACGGCAGCGGCGCTCTTTATGTGTTTTTCGGCCTCGAACGCCGACGCGCTCGTGGATTTCAAAGTAGAGGGCAGGTACTGGTTTACAACCCTCGACAGCAACGTCAAGATATCCGATACAAACGTCCTCGGAACCGATATAAACCTAGTAGACGACCTCGGATTGGATGAGAAGAAGGGCTTCCCAGAGGCGCGCATACTTCTCGGGATCGGGAGCCATAAAGTAAGGTATGCGTTCACGCCGCTTTCCTGGGACGGTAAAAAGAACATAACCGAGACCATAAAATTCGGAGGAAAGACATATACCTTAGGCAATCTCGTAAAGACCAGTCTTGACATGGACTATCACAGGCTCGGTTACGAGTACGACTTCATAGACCTTCTCTCAAATAAGGTCGGCGTAATAATCGAGGCAAAGTACCTTGACTTCGACGTCTCCCTTAGCGAGAGCCTTACCGGCAAAAAGGAAAGCGGTTCTTTCGGTCTTCCTATCCCTGCCGTCGGAGTAACAGGACAGGTGGGGCTGCCGATGCTCTTTAACATAAGCGCCGAGGTCACCGGCATGAGCTTTGGAAGCTACGGCAAGGTCATAGACGCGGAGGCGGCGGTTAACTTTAATCCCATTCCGCTCTTTACCGTGTCAGCCGGTTACCGCATCTTCAAGCTAGAGCTCGAGGCCGACAGCGGCCTTAATAAGGACAGCGCGGATCTTAACATAAAGGGGCCGTTCGTGCTCGTAAGGTTTGGTTTCTAATATCGGTGTAAGGGAAGATTTTCGGAGTGGAAACGGCGCACAACAGCAAAGGGCATGTCCTTATAGTCGACGACAATGCCGAGAACCGCGACCTGCTTTTTGCAAAGCTCTCGGTCGACGGCTACGACGTCTCTACCGCGATAAACGGCGTCGACGCGCTTGAGAAGGTAAAGAGCCGCCATCCCGACATCATACTCATGGACGTCATGATGCCGGTGATGGACGGCTACGAGACCTGCCGCCGCTTAAAGGAAGACGAGTCAACTGCCTATATACCGATAGTGCTTCTTACTGCCAAGGGAGAGCTCGAGGACAAGGTCATGGGGCTCGAGGTCGGGGCCGAGGATTACCTTGT
It encodes the following:
- a CDS encoding alcohol dehydrogenase catalytic domain-containing protein, producing the protein MQALYLDKNGLSLKTNLKRPAPRRGSSLVRVTLAGVCATDLELKKGYMGFNGIPGHEFVGAVEGPTSSPFLGKRVVGDINISCGKCGYCNTGFKNHCPNRSVLGILGRNGAFAEYLTLPNENLHIVPSNVTDEEAVFTEPLAAAFEITKQVKLSNNDSVAVLGDGKLGLLTALALNLTDARLTAIGKHPEKLKILNDAGIRTLTFGKRPITEKFDITVDCTGSKSGINAALSMTKPAGKVILKTTVAGERTVDLNKLVIDEITVIGSRCGPFDVALDALKKKRINVAPLIDSIYPLENGIAALKRAERKGVLKVLIRP
- the surE gene encoding 5'/3'-nucleotidase SurE — translated: MKKIVKKSPKKKPVILVSNDDGIRSEGIQMLAKSLAKVGEVYVVAPDRERSAASHSLTLHRPLRVDKVAERQYAVDGTPTDCVTLAINGVLRSLKKSPDLVVSGINKGWNLGEDISYSGTVSAAMEGTLMGVPSIAMSLATRKNFDFRFAASLGAKLAKEILEHGLPEDTLLNVNVPVVKRIKGVRITRQGKRVFGDTVIEKTDPRGRKYYWIGGDMLHWEGGDDCDFAAIKKGYVSITPIHLDMTNYAAVSELQYWKV
- a CDS encoding protein-L-isoaspartate(D-aspartate) O-methyltransferase gives rise to the protein MEKDLYQRARRTMVEEQIIKRGVKQKEVLDAMQKVPRHFFVDEALVSQAYSDFPLPIGEGQTISQPFMVAMMTEALMLKGNEKVLEIGTGSGYQSAVLSLVAGRVFSIERISTLATRARKTLDRLGYSKVIVKVDDGTVGWPEEAPFDAIIVTAGSPQIPSDYYGQLSEGGRLIIPVGDEFVQELMRVTKKGSGFVTEKLGGCRFVKLIGKNGWHLKEGA
- a CDS encoding DedA family protein; translated protein: MKLVRRLYDWVLSWAHTRYATLALFILAFIESSFFPIPPDILLIALAVSIPAKSFRYALVCSIGSVLGGIFGYLIGMFLMEAVGNSIVAAYGLTSQFEYVRDVYVRYDAWAVAIAGFTPIPYKLFTISAGAFGINFPVFVLMSVVSRAARFFIVAALIYKFGAPVKTFIEKYFNILTIAFTVLLIGGFVLVKYVFG
- a CDS encoding LysM peptidoglycan-binding domain-containing M23 family metallopeptidase, translating into MTTSKRTATLLAAVVLAAAVLTSCTPHRLRTGVYHTVGRGETLWRISYTYGVDMQDVAEYNNIKDVREIKTGQRLYIPGVKGLKKVEPLAPPPEPKVQPKIVVEKGRFIWPVKGKLLSGYGMRGESMHEGIDIGGERNTPIVASAAGKVVYSSDGMRGYGNVVIIEHKGGFFTVYSHNEKNLVDSGDQVKQGQKVALIGDSGRASAVHVHFEIRAGKKTRNPLFFLP
- a CDS encoding RNA polymerase sigma factor RpoD/SigA, coding for MAEFFQEAHGACSEGAQPEKHTASDSIKIYFESIRKHPLLTADEEKKLARKVKRGDKEARCSMIVSNLRLVVNIAKRYMNRGMQLQDLIEEGNIGLIRAVERFSASKGCRFSTYATYWIRQSVERSIINHAPVVRLPIHLTNDIARLHKIRAEFVRDKDREPSLVELSKRMGTSEKYVDKISKVNKRESSMDAVLGTETDETLFDRIEDTTFAHPLDMLSDIARAAHIKEYIRRLEKNEQDIIKLRFGLGKAAETLDTIGKKYGVTRERIRQIEARALKKLRGFFEEQKIHSMEHI
- a CDS encoding adenine phosphoribosyltransferase, with amino-acid sequence MVDTLKAAIRDVPDFPKKGILFKDITTLCKDPLSFQRMVDLIAHRYLGKKIDLVVGIEARGFVVGAALAYKLGAGVVLVRKPGKLPSKTHKASYALEYGTDSLEIHQDAIEKGQNVIIADDLLATGGTAKAVVDLVEKLGGKVHECTFIVELNELNGRSKLAPHNVFSLIQY
- a CDS encoding cupin domain-containing protein, whose translation is MSLLARVFEIKDFERPADGAPVRSVVSENGASVSIVWHVKPGQEVAAHVHPAGQDVWTVIEGEAEYYLGSGETVAIRKGQVAVARPGEVHGAFNRGNTPFVFVSVVSPSAAGYVAAEK
- the argS gene encoding arginine--tRNA ligase, producing MRTDIAKIIEAALEEAVKAGELKETKPVHVEKPKREEHGDYSTNIAMLLAPTEKKSPRDVAAAIKKRIETSPLVSKCEIAGPGFVNVFLKKSYWHELLGEIIEKGNAFGKTDAGKGKKVLLEFVSANPTGPLHIGHGRGAAVGDALANIMKAAGFDVKKEYYINDRGRQIQTLGESVRAKAEGTPLPEDGYKGAYVDEIAAAYKTAGAKESYEDFACDEMLKRIKTDLESFGVSFDVWTSERRDIFETGLVKKGLDALEEKGFVYEQNGAKWFKSKQLGDDKDRVLEKSGGELTYFATDVAYHKKKVDDGFDSIIDVWGADHHGYEARVRASLKALGLDDSKLKIIFIQLVALLRNGEPVAMGKREGEFVTLKEVIDEVGMDATRYFFLMRRSDAHLDFDLELAKKQAPENPVFYVQYCHARIHSIITFAKESGLEAPKPPLSGELLGKLDTKDELDIIKHLAAFEETVAKSALDMEPHRITFYLQELASLFHPYYNKNRVVTEDKELSLARLALCRAIATVAKNGLTLLGVLAPEKM